One Candidatus Desulfatibia profunda DNA window includes the following coding sequences:
- the msrB gene encoding peptide-methionine (R)-S-oxide reductase MsrB encodes MKSVTIAIIVLAAVLFGFHQVRSMDQKTEDKIKPGAMYTVPDDKELRRRLTSMQYKITRQNGTEPPFDNEYWNNHEAGIYVDIVSGEPLFSSTDKFESGTGWPSFSRPLDPENIVEHNDRSFFTVRTEVRSKHGDSHLGHVFNDGPNPTGLRYCINSAALRFIPKADLEKESYGKYRKLFE; translated from the coding sequence GCAATTATTGTCCTGGCAGCGGTTCTATTCGGCTTTCACCAGGTCAGGAGTATGGATCAAAAAACGGAGGATAAGATCAAGCCGGGAGCCATGTACACCGTTCCCGACGACAAGGAGCTGCGGCGGCGGTTGACTTCCATGCAGTACAAAATCACCCGGCAGAACGGCACCGAGCCGCCCTTTGACAACGAATACTGGAACAACCATGAGGCCGGCATCTATGTGGACATTGTTTCGGGCGAACCGCTCTTCAGCTCCACGGACAAGTTCGAATCCGGAACGGGCTGGCCGAGCTTCAGCCGGCCGCTGGATCCGGAGAACATCGTTGAACACAATGACCGGAGCTTTTTCACGGTGCGCACCGAGGTGCGCAGCAAGCACGGCGACTCGCACCTGGGCCATGTATTTAACGACGGGCCCAATCCCACGGGCTTGCGCTACTGCATCAATTCGGCCGCCCTGCGGTTCATTCCCAAGGCCGATCTTGAAAAGGAGAGCTACGGAAAATACCGGAAGCTTTTTGAATAA